A stretch of Malus sylvestris chromosome 11, drMalSylv7.2, whole genome shotgun sequence DNA encodes these proteins:
- the LOC126590424 gene encoding uncharacterized protein LOC126590424 has product MKKHLSSATTSLKMWYSLPKLLMFFFVFAAFSFPSISSPYPPPSNHFSYPVSSPSPPYDQSSYSDHCDSIVRWSKPRTYVASQILNRHTGYYTGGSGILGQKSSFPPFHEPEDSIQFNFWSVQKTYVPGLFMIEGSLLFPRSSVSYYVGNVSKSHRPSSVSFKLSGFWSESSGKICMVGSSSNYLGHGRWLYYSAVLKLYNVMNSTNVTSLISGTLESPMKSKSNPQYFEPVSILIIPRINYEYSLVSNKSDNSCSGGRNIHPSSLPIETVCPVLSRVRRHEFELKYSSHCRSAKNCSPVAASDLPHILSLKAIECSENTKRMRVQVEFGDSSNPWYRRPFYPNTTLVGEASWDAKNNQLCVVACRILNATDSITNSTHVDDCSTRLSLRFPAIWTIGKTSSTVGHIWSNKNATELGYFESITFESPQNYIGRFLPPGLKYEYTKLDKVTKMCPRKKGAHRKTYKYPKPLSYDMRFGMQVKYKGEVAWGSAAPVSIGNRFYHRYGYLNGASRERFVPPVSYSYNDIPVNISYQISINFNQLGNVISKLKRSSNSSEVKIYAEGIYDPTDGCLCMVGCRNLGPDSQQEADDSVDCEILVKFQFPPTNKKNADVIKGSIESTRKESDPLHFGSWGLSSDSITVVVAERSIWRMDAEITLVLISTTLACVFVALQLFHVKKHPDVLPSISTFMLLILSLGYMIPLMLNLKAMFVNNTNVQHVLLGGGGWLEVNGEIVRAVTMVAFLLQIRLLQLTLAERSQNETRKELWLKERKSLFVVLPVYAAGALAAFLLHRQKWTKSHKIGAATSYPDHSILGAALKSYAGLVMDGFLLPQILLNMFCESKEKVLSVWFYIGTTFVRGLPHAYDLYRAHNSALRQWNHSHIYASSAVDFYSTAWDVLIPFGGLLFAGIIFLQQKFGGLCVLPPKLRDFIAYEKVPTVAETEG; this is encoded by the coding sequence ATGAAGAAACACCTGTCTTCTGCTACCACCTCTTTGAAGATGTGGTACTCATTGCCAAAGCTTCTCAtgttcttctttgtttttgctGCCTTTTCTTTTCCCTCCATTTCATCGCCTTATCCACCACCTTCTAATCACTTCTCTTATCCAGTTTCATCGCCTTCTCCACCTTATGATCAAAGCTCTTATTCTGATCACTGTGATTCAATTGTTCGCTGGTCAAAACCAAGAACATATGTAGCTTCTCAAATCCTCAACCGCCATACAGGTTACTACACTGGTGGAAGTGGAATTCTTGGTCAAAAATCATCATTTCCGCCTTTTCACGAGCCTGAAGATTCAATTCAGTTCAACTTCTGGAGTGTTCAAAAAACTTATGTACCAGGCTTGTTCATGATTGAAGGAAGTCTTCTATTTCCAAGAAGCAGTGTGTCTTACTATGTGGGAAATGTCTCAAAAAGTCATCGACCAAGTTCGGTAAGCTTTAAACTAAGTGGATTCTGGTCAGAATCTTCTGGGAAGATTTGCATGGTTGGATCAAGTTCTAATTACTTGGGACATGGTCGTTGGCTTTATTATTCTGCTGTTCTTAAGCTTTATAATGTCATGAATTCCACTAATGTTACTAGTTTGATTAGTGGAACCTTAGAGAGCCCGATGAAATCTAAGAGCAATCCACAGTATTTTGAACCAGTCTCGATTTTGATAATTCCTCGTATAAATTACGAGTACTCTTTGGTGTCAAATAAATCTGATAACAGTTGTTCTGGTGGAAGAAATATTCACCCAAGTTCTTTGCCGATAGAGACAGTTTGTCCAGTGCTTTCAAGAGTAagaagacatgagtttgagctCAAATACTCAAGTCATTGCCGTTCTGCAAAGAACTGCTCTCCGGTTGCTGCTTCTGATTTACCTCACATTTTGTCGTTGAAGGCTATTGAGTGCTCGGAGAACACAAAAAGGATGAGAGTTCAAGTTGAATTTGGAGACAGTAGCAATCCCTGGTACCGGAGGCCCTTTTATCCCAATACAACATTGGTTGGGGAAGCATCATGGGATGCAAAGAACAATCAGCTATGTGTTGTTGCTTGTCGAATCTTGAATGCAACAGATTCTATCACTAATAGTACTCATGTGGATGATTGTTCAACAAGATTGAGCTTGAGGTTTCCTGCAATATGGACGATCGGAAAGACAAGTAGCACTGTGGGCCATATTTGGAGCAACAAAAATGCGACAGAGTTGGGTTACTTTGAAAGCATCACATTTGAAAGTCCTCAGAATTATATTGGAAGGTTTCTACCTCCAGGCTTGAAATATGAGTATACTAAACTTGACAAAGTAACCAAGATGTGCCCGAGAAAGAAGGGTGCTCATCGCAAGACCTACAAATATCCAAAACCGCTTTCTTATGACATGCGATTTGGCATGCAAGTCAAATACAAAGGGGAGGTTGCATGGGGCAGTGCTGCTCCTGTCTCCATCGGAAACAGGTTTTACCATCGTTATGGATATTTAAATGGTGCAAGCAGGGAACGCTTTGTACCTCCTGTGAGCTACAGCTACAACGACATCCCTGTCAACATCAGCTACCAAATAAGCATCAATTTCAATCAGTTGGGAAATGTAATTTCTAAACTGAAAAGATCTTCAAATTCAAGTGAAGTGAAAATTTATGCTGAAGGGATCTACGATCCTACTGATGGATGCCTGTGTATGGTAGGATGCAGAAATCTGGGCCCAGACAGTCAACAAGAAGCAGATGATTCTGTAGATTGTGAGATTCTTGTCAAATTTCAGTTCCCtccaacaaacaaaaagaaTGCAGATGTTATCAAGGGCAGCATTGAAAGCACACGGAAAGAGTCCGATCCTCTTCATTTTGGAAGTTGGGGTTTGTCTTCAGATTCTATTACTGTAGTTGTAGCAGAGCGATCCATTTGGAGGATGGATGCAGAGATTACCTTGGTTTTGATATCTACCACACTTGCATGTGTATTTGTGGCATTACAACTCTTCCATGTGAAAAAACATCCCGACGTGCTTCCCTCCATTTCCACTTTCATGCTACTAATTCTAAGTCTGGGCTACATGATACCTCTAATGCTAAACTTGAAAGCCATGTTCGTGAATAACACCAACGTTCAACATGTGCTCCTTGGAGGCGGTGGATGGCTTGAAGTTAACGGGGAAATTGTAAGAGCAGTAACAATGGTAGCTTTTTTGTTGCAAATCCGTCTTCTGCAGCTAACATTGGCAGAAAGATCACAAAATGAAACCCGAAAGGAGCTCTGGCTAAAGGAAAGGAAGTCTCTCTTTGTGGTTTTACCTGTATATGCTGCAGGGGCTTTAGCTGCTTTCCTTCTGCATAGACAGAAATGGACCAAAAGCCACAAAATTGGCGCCGCAACTTCCTATCCAGACCATTCAATTTTGGGTGCTGCCTTGAAGTCTTATGCCGGTTTAGTGATGGATGGTTTTCTGCTACCTCAGATACTGCTCAACATGTTCTGTGAATCGAAGGAAAAGGTTCTGTCTGTTTGGTTCTACATCGGAACAACTTTTGTTCGAGGTCTGCCGCATGCATATGATCTGTACAGGGCTCACAACTCCGCTCTTCGCCAATGGAATCATTCGCACATTTATGCAAGTTCTGCTGTAGACTTTTACTCCACTGCTTGGGATGTCCTTATTCCGTTCGGAGGTCTGCTGTTTGCTGGCATCATTTTCTTGCAGCAGAAGTTTGGGGGTCTTTGCGTTCTTCCTCCAAAGTTGAGAGATTTTATTGCATATGAGAAGGTTCCGACTGTCGCCGAAACTGAAGGGTAA